The following proteins are co-located in the Ictalurus punctatus breed USDA103 chromosome 14, Coco_2.0, whole genome shotgun sequence genome:
- the tnni2 gene encoding troponin I fast skeletal muscle (The RefSeq protein has 3 substitutions compared to this genomic sequence): MSDKKMTSSRRYNLKSLLLSIAAGLREAEAKQLVADKESYMNEHCPSLNLPSSVQELQDLCKKLHQNIEKVDEERYDLEVKVAKSNKEIEDLKIKVIDLIGKFKKPALRKVRMSADQMLQALLGSKHKVSLDLRANLKQVKKEVKEESAEQVGDWRKNIEDKAGMDGRKKMFESEA; the protein is encoded by the exons CAAAAAGATGACATCCAGTCGCCGGTATAACTTGAAG AGCCTGCTGCTCTCCATTGCTGCTGGCTTGCTGGAGGCTGAAGCCAAACAGCTTGTGGCAGATAAGGAGTCTTACATGAATGAGCACTGCTCATCACTGAACCTTCCTAACTCTGTGCAGGAGCTGCAG GACCTTTGCAAGAAGCTCCACCAGAACATTGAAAAGGTTGATGAGGAGAGATATGACTTGGAGGTCAAGGTTGCAAAGTCAAACAAAGAG ATTGAGGATCTTAAAATTAAGGTGATTGATCTGATTGGCAAGTTCAAGAAGCCAGCTCTGAGGAAGGTGCGCATGTCTGCTGATCAGATGCTTCAGGCTCTGCTCGGCTCTAAACACAAAGTGTCTCTGGACCTGAGGGCCAACCTGAAACAAGTGAAGAAGGAGGTCAAGGAGGAG tctgcAGAACAAGTTGGCGACTGGCGTAAGAACATTGAGGATAAGGCTGGTATGGACGGCAGGAAGAAGATGTTTGAGTCCGAGGCTTAA